One Streptomyces dangxiongensis genomic window, GGCTGGTCGCCGCGCGGCGGGCGGTCTCGGCGGCGGGACATGAGAGGGACCTTCAAGCGGGGGGTGCTCCTGGGCTGGTGGTGTGGTGCGTCTTTGCCGTCTTGGCCGTTGCAAGCGCAGGTCACAGCGTGTACGGCAACCGCCTCGGCCTTCCGTCCTGGCGTGTGCCGCCGACGTCTTGTTCCGAGTCGGAACAAGACGTCGACGCGTCCTAGCGGGCCTGGTTCCGGTGCGGCAGTGCCCCGGGCCGGGACGGTGGCCTTGTGCCTTCCGTCCTGGTGCTCGGTGCTTTGACCTGCGCTGATACGGCAGGACGGCGGGGGACGGCGCAAGACGGATGCGGGCGGCGTCTTGGCGGTAGGGCTGCCATGGCGGATCGCGTTGCCGTCTTGGCCCCGGTTGCCGTCTTGCCGGTATGCCGTTTGACCTGCGAGATCACGGCAGGGACGGCAGGGACGGCAACAAGGGGGCGGGGTTCGGCCCGCGTCGAGTTCGCCGGGCAGGGCGTTCACTCAGTGAACGGCGGGTGGTTCACCGGGCGGGCCGCCTGGGGGTCCACTGAGTGGACGGTGGGGCAGTACCGGCTCCAGGCATCCAGGAACTTGTTGCGCATGTAGCCCTTGCGCTGGGTCCGGTCGGCCATGCGCACGTTGCCGGGCCTGATCTCGAACTCGCGCAGCATCCTGCCCAGTTCACGGGCGGTCAGCCCGCCCCGCCCCCACTCCGCCCACGGCGCCTCCGCGTCCTGGCGCAGGTGATGGAGGAGTTCCTCGGTAGACAGACTGTCCACCTCACGCTGGGCGTGGAAGACCCGGCGGATGTCGGCGAGGATCCGCGCTCCGCTCGGGTGCTCTTCCTCGGCCGCCACTTCGGCGGCGACCATCCGCGCGCACGCGAGGCGCGCCAGGCGTGGCCAGCGCCCGCCGGCGAGGTCGGCGACGATAACCAGGGGCTCCCAGGTGTCCGCGGCACGGTCCTCGACCGGCATGTCCGGCTCCAGGTTCGCCGCCTCGTCCAGCAGCGGCCGGGCCCACGCGGCGATACGGTCGCGCAGGTCATGCAGGGCCGGGATGTCGCGGCGGGAGCGGAAGGGCTTGACCTTCTCGCCCTCGGCCCGGCGCCGCATGCGGATCACGACCGACCGGTCCATGACCGTGTCGGGCAGCTCGCCGATTCCCGCGATGGCCGCCATGGCGAAGGTCGCGAAGCGGTGCGGGGTGTGGTCGTTGCCCACGACCCGGGTCACGTACCGCCCTCGCTGGTGGCCGGCGTTGAGCAGGCCGCGCGTCTCCTCGTTCTTCTCCGCGACCTTCGGGCCGAAGATGGTGTCCGCCTCGTCCACCAGGAGGGTTGGCGGGTTGTCCTCGGAGATCGACCGGAAGATGGCCGCCGGGGTGGTGTTGATGGTGAGCATCGGTTCGTGGACCGTCTCGGTCAGCACGTCCAGCAGCCGCGACTTGCCGCACCTCTTCGCCGGGCCCACCACCGCCAGGCGCGGGGCGTGCTGCCATGCGGGCTGCAGGTGCGTCGCTGCCACCCACAAGGTGATCGCGTCGAGGGCCTCCTGAGAGGGCGGGATCACGAACTGGGCGATCTGCCCGCGCAGTTCGTCCAGCAACTCGGAGCCGTACGTCGGCTCCGCATCGGATATTTCCTCCGGCCCGCTCGGCGTCTTCGCCTCGTCGGTGCTGCGGGCATCTGCATCACTGCCGGGGCTCGGATCGGCGTCGTCGGCCTGCGTGGCGTGCAGGTGGGCGCCGGGTCGGCCGGGGATGGCCGCCGCGGGCCAGATGGCCTGCGCGGGGGCGGAATAGGGTTCGGGGTTCTCGGGTTGCACTCGGCAGCTCCTCGTCTGGCGGTGGCGGGCTCGCACGCCCTTGCCGCCGGGTTGGTTCTTCCAGGGCCGTTCGGGGTTGCTCCGCCGGGGGCCCACCCTCTTCTCGCGAGCGTTCGGTGATCGCGAGGGAACACGGACCGTACGTCCACGCCTGGCCACAGTCCAGCGTTTCTGTGTCAGCTCAGCGCAGAACGGTCTGCTACGGTTCCCCGCTCTCACGCGGCCAGGCCCAGCAGGGCCAACAGGTCTGCGGTCACCACCCGGTAGGCGTTGCCCAGCCGCAGCACCTTGCACGGGTACTGGCCGCGCTTCGCCAGCTCGTACCCCTTGCTTCGCCCGAGCCCCAGCGCCCGGTTGCCTGTCTCCAGGTCAACGGCGGCGGGAAGCTCCAGCAGCTCCTCGCGGCTCATGCCCTTCACCCGGCCGGCGAGTCCGTTCTCGCGCATACGCGCTCCATCCATGACTGAGCCCTCGGCGAACACGACGATCACGCTCGTCTCCAGGCCATGGAATCAACGGTAGGGAAGTTAATGTGTCTTCATGACACAACACGGTTTCGATGCTGGAAGGGACGAGGACGACGTCCCGGAGTGGGTGGACCAAGTGATGGCCACCGTGGCCGCCGAGGTCCGCAGACGAAGGAAGGAGTTGCACATGAGCGCCCAGGACCTGGCCGACCGCTGCGAGGAGATCGGCCACCCGATCCCGCGCAACGTGATCGCCAACATGGAGTCCGGCCGCCGCGCCAACCTGCCCCTGGTCGACGTCATCGTCCTCGCCGAAGCCCTGGACACCTACCCGATCTGCCTGCTCTACCCCGTCGGCTACGTCGACCGAGTCCAGCGCCTCCCCCTGCAGCACTCCGAACGGACCTGGGATGCCATGCGCTGGTTCACCGGCGACAGGGAGGAGCTCGGCAGGGAAGACGCCATGCTCCGGTCCTTCCGCGCCCACATCCGCCACCAGCGCGCCGCTCTGGCCGCCCTGAAAGGCGAGAAGCACGAGCGCTGGAAAGCGGAGACAGCACCCAACAAAGCCGAACGCGAGGAAGCCCTCCTCGCCCAAGCCGACTACGCGGAAAGGGTGTTGGAAGCCAAGTACCGGCTTCGCAGCGCCCGCGCCTTCATCCGCGAAGACGGCGGCACACCACCGCACCTGCCGCCGGAACTCGCCGATGTCGACCCACCCGAAACCGCCCCCAACACCACCGAGGAGAACGATCTTTGAAGGGTTCCACCCACCGCCGCTGCTACTGCCGCGACCCCCACACCGGCAAGCCGCTCGGCAAGAAGTGCCCCAAGCTCTCCAGCCGCAAGCACGGCTCGTACTCCATACGCCAGGAGCTCCCGCCCCGCGAAGACGGCACCCGCCGCTCCTTCAGCCGCGCCGGCTACGACTCCCTCAAGGCCGCCCAGGTCGACCTCGACCACGTACGCGCTCTCGTCGGCCTCGCCGACGCCGATGACGCCGAGGGCCTGGCCCAGATAGCCGAGCTGCTGGAGAAGGTGGCCGAGGAGAAGGCCCCGCTGCCGAACATCGAGGCCACCCGCAGGCGCCTCAGTCACGGCCTGGACCTGACGAGCAGGCTCACGGTTGGCGAGTGGCTGGACATGTGGCTGGCGGGCAAGAAGGGGCGGCAGAGCGGCATCAGCCGGGACGAGAGCAACATCCGCGTCCACCTCAAACCACGGATCGGGCATTACCGGCTCGACCGCCTCCGGGTCGCCCACCTGTCGGAGATGTTCGAGGCCATTGCCGAGGCCAACGTCGAGATCGCGGAAGGCAACGCGGCCCGCCGCAAGGCGTTCGAGGACCTCGCCCAGATCCCCTGGAAAGGCCGCGAGCCCCGCGCCCGCCGCAAGGCGATGAAGGCAGCCATCGCCGAGATGGAGCCCTACCGCCGCATCGTCGGTCCGGCCACACGCCAGCGCGTCCGCTCCACCCTGCGGGCCGCACTCAACGCTGCGATCGCCCAGCAGCTCATCACCTTCAACCCGGCCGCCCACGTCGAGTTGGAGGCGGGCAAGCGCCCCAAGGCCCTCGTATGGACCGAGGAGCGCATCCTCCACTGGAAGCGCAGCGGAGAGAAGCCGTCGGCAGTGATGGTCTGGACGCCGGAGCACACCGGCCTCTTCCTCGACCACGTTGCGGAGGACCGCCTGTACGCGCTGTTCCACCTGATCGCGTTCCGCGGGCTGCGGCGGGGCGAGGCGTGCGGGCAGAAGTGGACGGACACCAACCTGGATGCCGGTCTCATCACCGTCGCCAAGCAACTCGTCGTGGACGGCTGGGAGGTGTACGAGGACGACCCCAAGACAGACGTCGGCGCGCGCACCATCGCGCTGGACTCCGACACGGTCCAGGCCCTCAAGCGGCACCGCGCCCAGCAGGACAAGGACCGCGAGGAGTGGGAGAGCGCCTGGGTGGAGACCGGACGCCTCTTCACCAAGGAGAACGGTGAGTTGCTCCACCCCGCCAACGTCACGCGACGGTTCATCGAGCTGTACGAGGAGATCGACCTCCCGCCGGTCCGGCTCCACGACCTCCGCCACGGTGCCGCGACCCTCGCCCACGCGGCCGGGGCCGACCTGAAGGACATCCAGGAGATGCTCGGCCACTCCTCGATCACCATCACGGCCGACACGTACACGAGCCTGCTCCCCGAAGCGGACCTGGCGATCGCCGAGGCCGCAGCCCGGCTCGTCCCGCGCGCCCGCGCCACCTCCGAGAACACCGCCCCTGAGGCGGAGGCCGAGCCCGACGACGCGGAGCATCCCGGCCCGGAGTCCGTGCCGGATGATGCTGATCCGTCGGGAGAAATTCCGGAGATCAACTCTCCGTCCGCTCACGCACCGCTCACGCAAACGGCCCCGGACAAGGAGTCCGAGGCCGAGTAGGAGCCCTCCCTGGGGGAGAAACCCCAGGTCAGAGCGGTTATGCGCTGTGCCCCCGGCAGGATTCGAACCTGCGACACCCGCTTTAGGAGTTCGATCCGCTCCCGCTCCAACTGGTGTCGGCGACTGGGGCGACGGCTGGCCAGAATCGCGGGTGTACGCCTCCGTCCGGCGTCGTTGATGTCAGGCGTGGATGTCGGGCGTCTGCTGGATAGAACGGATGCTGAGGCGGTAGCGAGCCCAACAGGAGCGGGGCGCCACCTACCAGCCATTCGCCAACCGATCAGGCCGCAGTGAGCTGTGGCGACGGTGGACCGGGTCTGTGAAGGGGGGCTGCTCAGGGGCGGCTTGCAGCGAGTGTCCGCTGGGTCCACTCAGCAAGCTGGCGAGTCACCTTGCTCGACCGGCCGGCCCCACCTTCCGTGAACGGCAACACCACCAACGCAGGAATGCTTGCGATCGTCACGAGAATCACTGGGATTAGACACAAAGCGACCAGTAGGACGCGCTGTAGCGCACGCGATGCTGATGCTAGCCGCGGCAGGAAATTGGGACCAATCAACGATGTCTCCTCTCAGCACTGAACTAGGTGTTTGCCACCTTGCCTCCTGTCAGTAGTTGCAAGAAGCCGCATCTGTTGACTCTCCGGTGCAACAATGAGGGCTCGGAGGACGGAGGGGGCCATGGGGGATAACCGCAGGTCAGCGAGTCGACCATCGGAGATTGAGCTGAGCAACCTGCCCGAGGTTGCAGCGCTTGCAACCGAGTTGACCTTGATCTTCAACAGCCTGGAGATGAGTCGTCAACACTTCGCAATTCGGTCCAACTATGACAAAAGTTATGTTTCGCGCTTTCTGAACGGTCGGCGAGTGGCCACACCAGATTTCATCGATCGCCTGCTAAAGGAGGTGGAATGCCACAGGAAGGTGCCTGTCACTGCGCAAACTCGCGCCCGTCTACACGGCATGCGTGCCGAAGCGTTGCGAGTCTACGACCCCGATCTGTATGAGCTTGAAAGAATTCGCGGTGAAGCTCAAAAATCCGAGCGGGAGGTAAAGCGTCTGTTGTTGCATCAGGAGGCCCTCGAAGGGCTTCTTGAGCGACGGCAAGCTGAAGTCAATGAAATGCGCATGGAGCTCACCCAGTCCCAATCGGATTGGATTGCGGACCGGATCCACATCGAGGCTGAAATGCTTATTTTACAGGGAGAAAACCAACGGAATCGAGATGAGCGGGCGGATCTCTTGGATGAGATCTCGCGACTCCGTCAAGAGTTGAAGGACACGATCAGGCAGAAGGAGATGGCCGAGGAACGCTGCGCTCAGCTAGAGAAGCGGGCAATTGTAGTAGAAATTGAAGTCGCCGAAAAGAGGGAGAGGGATAACATTGATGACATTGGCTTGCCGGTGGAATTTGTTCAAGCGAGATTGAGAGACGCTGGTGATGTCGAAATGCATCGCGAATTGGCTGAATTTTCCTTGAGTCGAGCCAGTGCCGACGTTGCTAAATTGGCTATCTGGCTTGAGGGGTGCGACATGGGCGACCATGCCAGCCAGCTCGTGACGGATTACTGTAGGCAGCATCCAATTTCAGCTTCAGTCGACTTGGTAAGGGAAGTCGAGGAAGTATCCAGCGCGGACCACTCGAGTAGAGCTCGGACACTGCTGTTGGGCTGTGTAGAGAAATCAGTAAGCCGCAGGCCGATTGAGGATTTGTTCGGATTCTTGGAAGGGTACCTTACTTTTAGCTCGGAGGGGGCGGCTACGAGGGTAGACGCCTTTCTGGCCGGCGTCGCTTCCCGTTGGCTCAGGCGATGGAGTCATTATCCGGATCGCAGTAACCGGTTCTTCGACATAGTCGACTTCTTGGATGCGCAGGGACAAAGGCAAGCTTCGGTCAAGCTGATTGAGGAGCAGGTTGGATACACGGGGTCGGTGACGAAGTTTGGACAGATAATCGCGGAGTCAAATCGGGAAGCCGATATTAGAGTATTCGCGAGCCGATGGCTCAAGCGAATTAAGTCGGTGAAACATGGCGACCTATACCGGCTGGCGCGCCAGATGAAGAAGATGTCTGATTTTTCGAATCCGCTAATGTTCGAACTGGTGCTTCAGGACATTTTTAGCGTCTACGATCCGTTGCACATTGCTAAGATTTATGTGTACTCTCTCGACGACTCTCGTGACCAGACCACCTTCACGAAACGTCTAATTAGAGTCATTGTGCAAAATGGCCTCGCCGAGGAGGTTCATGGATATCTATTGGCAAATTTCGGCATGCCCTTCGATGGCGGTGCACCGCGAAACGCGAGCGAGGCCAACTAGGTCATAAAAGAAGTAGGGA contains:
- a CDS encoding DUF3631 domain-containing protein; this encodes MQPENPEPYSAPAQAIWPAAAIPGRPGAHLHATQADDADPSPGSDADARSTDEAKTPSGPEEISDAEPTYGSELLDELRGQIAQFVIPPSQEALDAITLWVAATHLQPAWQHAPRLAVVGPAKRCGKSRLLDVLTETVHEPMLTINTTPAAIFRSISEDNPPTLLVDEADTIFGPKVAEKNEETRGLLNAGHQRGRYVTRVVGNDHTPHRFATFAMAAIAGIGELPDTVMDRSVVIRMRRRAEGEKVKPFRSRRDIPALHDLRDRIAAWARPLLDEAANLEPDMPVEDRAADTWEPLVIVADLAGGRWPRLARLACARMVAAEVAAEEEHPSGARILADIRRVFHAQREVDSLSTEELLHHLRQDAEAPWAEWGRGGLTARELGRMLREFEIRPGNVRMADRTQRKGYMRNKFLDAWSRYCPTVHSVDPQAARPVNHPPFTE
- a CDS encoding site-specific integrase is translated as MKGSTHRRCYCRDPHTGKPLGKKCPKLSSRKHGSYSIRQELPPREDGTRRSFSRAGYDSLKAAQVDLDHVRALVGLADADDAEGLAQIAELLEKVAEEKAPLPNIEATRRRLSHGLDLTSRLTVGEWLDMWLAGKKGRQSGISRDESNIRVHLKPRIGHYRLDRLRVAHLSEMFEAIAEANVEIAEGNAARRKAFEDLAQIPWKGREPRARRKAMKAAIAEMEPYRRIVGPATRQRVRSTLRAALNAAIAQQLITFNPAAHVELEAGKRPKALVWTEERILHWKRSGEKPSAVMVWTPEHTGLFLDHVAEDRLYALFHLIAFRGLRRGEACGQKWTDTNLDAGLITVAKQLVVDGWEVYEDDPKTDVGARTIALDSDTVQALKRHRAQQDKDREEWESAWVETGRLFTKENGELLHPANVTRRFIELYEEIDLPPVRLHDLRHGAATLAHAAGADLKDIQEMLGHSSITITADTYTSLLPEADLAIAEAAARLVPRARATSENTAPEAEAEPDDAEHPGPESVPDDADPSGEIPEINSPSAHAPLTQTAPDKESEAE
- a CDS encoding helix-turn-helix domain-containing protein, coding for MTQHGFDAGRDEDDVPEWVDQVMATVAAEVRRRRKELHMSAQDLADRCEEIGHPIPRNVIANMESGRRANLPLVDVIVLAEALDTYPICLLYPVGYVDRVQRLPLQHSERTWDAMRWFTGDREELGREDAMLRSFRAHIRHQRAALAALKGEKHERWKAETAPNKAEREEALLAQADYAERVLEAKYRLRSARAFIREDGGTPPHLPPELADVDPPETAPNTTEENDL